From the Candidatus Omnitrophota bacterium genome, the window GCAGTTTATACCCTAAGATAACAGTCGCTAAAACTCCGAGAATGATCCCGATGCGGGTAAGAAAAACACTTATCTGCGGGCGTTTGCCCTTGAAAATCGCTCCGGCAATAAAATCCCGGCCAAAAGAAGCGCCCAATGTGTGCAGCTGTGAACTTGAGGTAGACATAGCCGCTGATAAAAGCGTCAGCATAAAAACATACACAAACCAGGTTGGCATGGCGTTATTGATATAGGCGGGGATGATTTTATCCACGTTTCCTTCGGCTGCTGCCAAAGAGATCTTCTGGAAAAGCGGATGCTGGTAAAAATAAACATTAGAAAGCGCTCCCACCACAAAGGCCACTCCGGTCATAGCCAGAATAAAAATGCCTCCGACCACTACCGCGCGGTTTATTTCTTTGTTACTTTTAACAGTCATGAACCTGACCGCCAATTGCGGCTGGGCAAGGACTCCAATTCCCACTCCCATCACAATAGTAGAAACAAGCGACCACCAGATATTAGAATTAAACACCGGCATGCGCGTCCAGCCCTGATGGCCTAAATTAGCCAGTTTCGCCGGGACAAGATTAGCCATATTGGTTAACGCCTGATGCGCCGGGACAATCCCGCCTAACTTAACATAGGTAAACACAAGCAGCACAACCATGCCCACGAACATAATAGCGCCCTGGAATGCGTCGGTATACATAACCCCTTTGATCCCGCCTGCCAGCACATAGGAGGTAATAATAAGGGCATAGATCAATAAAGCGGTATTGTAATTAATTTGAGGGGCAAAAGTTGTTTCCAGAAACCGTGCCGCTCCGATAAGAACCGCAGCCGCGTACAACGGCATGAAAATAAATATCACTAAACCGCTAAAACCCTGGATAAAACTAGACTGATATCTCTTGCCTAAAAGCTCCGAAAAAGTATGGGCATCCAGATTATGCCCCATCTTGCGCGTGCGCTTGCCGAAAATAATAAAAGCAATGATAATGCCTGCAAATATATTCAGGAATGTCAGCCATAACAGGCCCATGCCGTACAAAGCGGCCACTCCTCCAAAACCCACGATCGCCGAAGTGCTGATAAAAGTAGCTCCGTAAGAAAGCGCCATAACTACCGGGTGGATATTGCGCCCAGCCACCAGATAATCAAGGGCATTCTTGGTCCTTTTATAGCCGTAATAGCCCAGGTAGGCTATTAAAAAAAGATACACCAGAACTATAATGCTTAAAACAAGCATATTATTCATTATGCCTCCTTAAAGTTTTACCTGCGCGTCTTTTTCTTCCTTGACCCATTTTTTATCTTCCGGGTAAACCGGCTCATCCCCTTTATTCCAATTCGCTATGCCATAAAAAACACAAAATACCGCGCTTAAGATACATAACAGGTACGCTGACCATACCCACGGATCTGGTATCCCAAACATAAAACCTCCCTTGTTAAGGTTAATTACT encodes:
- a CDS encoding sodium:solute symporter family protein; amino-acid sequence: MNNMLVLSIIVLVYLFLIAYLGYYGYKRTKNALDYLVAGRNIHPVVMALSYGATFISTSAIVGFGGVAALYGMGLLWLTFLNIFAGIIIAFIIFGKRTRKMGHNLDAHTFSELLGKRYQSSFIQGFSGLVIFIFMPLYAAAVLIGAARFLETTFAPQINYNTALLIYALIITSYVLAGGIKGVMYTDAFQGAIMFVGMVVLLVFTYVKLGGIVPAHQALTNMANLVPAKLANLGHQGWTRMPVFNSNIWWSLVSTIVMGVGIGVLAQPQLAVRFMTVKSNKEINRAVVVGGIFILAMTGVAFVVGALSNVYFYQHPLFQKISLAAAEGNVDKIIPAYINNAMPTWFVYVFMLTLLSAAMSTSSSQLHTLGASFGRDFIAGAIFKGKRPQISVFLTRIGIILGVLATVILGYKLPGSIIAIATAIFFGLCASTFLPAYAGALFFKGMTRIGVIASMFTGFFATLFWLLFIHQKESEALGLCNLLFNKPTLASYPWTVVDPIIIALPISFIAAVVFSIFGKKYSKDHLEHCFKHI